Proteins from a genomic interval of Equus quagga isolate Etosha38 chromosome 13, UCLA_HA_Equagga_1.0, whole genome shotgun sequence:
- the ZNF687 gene encoding zinc finger protein 687 isoform X1, which produces MGDMKTPDFDDLLAAFDIPDIDANEAIHSGPEENEGPGGSGKPEPSVGGESGEAAVAAAGDGSEVPAQASDHGLPPPDISAVSVIVKNTVCPEQSESLAGSSGGEGARAGGVTKDGPLGPRLLQNGFGGPEPSLPGTPHSPAPPSGGTWKEKAMESKAPLDLFAHFGPEPGEHPDPLPPSAPSPPREGAMTPPPFPSPFELTRENGPALLPPGSPPPLGSLKPGSCSPLNAQGLARLGSGCSPEATGMPASTSPPRVAEMPFFKQSPAHQSPLASPKVPTCQPLKEEEEDEGPVDKSSPGSPQSPSSGAEAADEDSNDSPASSSSSRPLKVRIKTIKTSCGNITRTVTRVPSDPDPPAPLAEGAFLAEASLLKLSPATPTPEGPKVVSVQLGDGTRLKGTVLPVATIQNASTAMLMAASVARKAVVLPGGTATSPKTMAKNVLGLVPQALPKAEGRAGLGTGGQKVNGASVVMVQPSKPATGPGAGGGTVISRTQSSLVEAFNKILNSKNLLPAYRPNLSPPAEAGLALPPTGYRCLECGDAFSLEKSLARHYDRRSMRIEVTCNHCARRLVFFNKCSLLLHAREHKDKGLVMQCSHLVMRPVALDQMVGQPDITPLLAVSPALGPPILPALGKGDGAITSAITTVAAEAPVLPLSTEPPAAPATSAYTCFRCLECKEQCRDKAGMAAHFQQLGPPAPGATSNVCPTCPMMLPNRCSFSAHQRMHKNRPPHVCPECGGNFLQANFQTHLREACLHFSRRVGYRCPSCAVVFGGVNSIKSHIQTSHCEVFHKCPICPMAFKSAPSAHAHLYTQHPSFHAQQAKMIYKCAMCDTVFTHKPLLTSHFDQHLLPQRVSVFKCPSCPLLFAQKRTMLEHLKNTHQSGRLGEETAGKGAGGALLTPKTEPEELAVSRGGAAPPTEESSSTSEEEELPSSPEPPRPTKRPRRELGSKGIKGGGGGPGGWTCGLCHSWFPERDEYVAHMKKEHGKSVKKFPCRLCERSFCSAPSLRRHVRVNHEGIKRVYPCRYCTEGKRTFSSRLILEKHVQVRHGLPLGAQSPGRGNALARGPGARAQGPGRKRRQSSDSCSEEPDSTTPPAKSPRGGPGSGVPLRYRSSGSAEQSLVVGLRVDGGAQQCLDCGLCFASPGSLSRHRFISHKKKRGVGNASTLRLGDGEEEPPPPSRSDPEGGDSPLPASGGPLTCKVCGKSCDSPLNLKTHFRTHGMAFIRARQGGSGDN; this is translated from the exons ATGGGGGACATGAAGACCCCTGATTTTGACGACCTTCTTGCTGCCTTTGACATCCCCGACATTGATGCGAATGAAGCCATCCACTCGGGGCCAGAAGAAAATGAGGGGCCAGGAGGTTCAGGGAAGCCAGAACCCAGTGTAGGGGGCGAATCTGGAGAAGCAGCAGTAGCCGCTGCTGGGGATGGCTCTGAGgttccagcccaggcctctgacCATGGCCTGCCACCGCCAGATATCTCAGCAGTCAGCGTCATTGTCAAGAACACTGTGTGTCCTGAGCAGTCTGAGTCCCTGGCTGGGAGTTCAGGAGGGGAAGGGGCCCGGGCTGGGGGGGTGACTAAGGATGGGCCTCTGGGGCCTCGTCTGTTGCAAAATGGTTTTGGGGGCCCTGAGCCATCCCTTCCAGGAACACcccactccccagctcctcctAGTGGGGGTACCTGGAAAGAAAAAGCCATGGAAAGCAAAGCTCCATTGGACCTCTTTGCTCATTTTGGGCCTGAGCCAGGGGAACACCCCgatcccctgcctccctctgcgcCTTCCCCACCTCGGGAAGGGGCCATGACCccacctcctttcccctctccctttgaGCTGACCCGGGAGAATGGCCCAGCCCTGCTGCCGCCTGGTTCACCCCCTCCACTGGGGTCTTTGAAGCCAGGCAGCTGCAGCCCTCTTAATGCCCAGGGCCTAGCCCGGCTAGGCTCGGGCTGTAGCCCTGAGGCCACAGGCATGCCTGCCAGCACCTCACCTCCTCGGGTTGCGGAGATGCCCTTCTTCAAGCAGTCTCCAGCACACCAGAGCCCTCTTGCCTCCCCCAAAGTGCCCACCTGTCAGCCcctaaaggaagaagaagaggacgAGGGGCCAGTGGACAAGTCTTCCCCAGGAAGTCCCCAGAGTCCCTCTAGTGGAGCCGAGGCTGCAGACGAGGACAGCAATgactcccctgcctcctccagctcctccaggcccCTCAAGGTGCGGATCAAGACCATTAAAACGTCCTGCGGGAATATCACAAGGACTGTAACCCGGGTGCCCTCAGACCCTGATCCCCCTGCCCCCTTGGCCGAGGGGGCCTTCCTGGCCGAGGCCAGCCTCCTGAAGCTGTCTCCTGCAACCCCGACCCCTGAGGGTCCAAAGGTGGTGAGCGTCCAACTAGGTGATGGCACGAGGCTAAAGGGCACTGTGCTGCCTGTGGCCACCATCCAGAATGCGAGTACTGCCATGCTGATGGCGGCCAGCGTGGCCCGCAAAGCTGTGGTTCTGCCCGGGGGCACTGCCACCAGCCCTAAGACAATGGCAAAGAATGTGCTGGGCCTGGTGCCCCAAGCCCTCCCCAAGGCTGAGGggcgggcagggctggggacaggggggCAGAAGGTGAACGGTGCCTCAGTGGTGATGGTGCAGCCTTCCAAGCCAGCCACCGGGCCAGGTGCAGGGGGTGGCACCGTGATCTCCCGGACCCAGTCCAGCCTGGTGGAGGCCTTCAACAAGATCCTCAATAGCAAGAACCTGCTGCCTGCCTACCGGCCAAACCTGAGTCCCCCGGCTgaggctgggctggccctgcctccaACAGGCTACCGCTGCCTCGAGTGTGGGGATGCCTTCTCTTTGGAGAAGAGCCTGGCACGGCACTATGACCGCCGGAGCATGCGCATCGAGGTCACCTGCAACCACTGCGCCCGCCGCCTGGTCTTCTTCAACAAGTGCAGCCTGCTGCTGCACGCCCGCGAGCACAAGGACAAGGGGCTCGTCATGCAGTGCTCGCACCTGGTCATGAGGCCTGTAGCCCTGGATCAGATGGTGGGGCAGCCGGACATCACGCCCCTGCTGGCTGTCTCACCTGCCCTCGGACCTCCAATCTTGCCTGCCTTGGGCAAGGGTGACGGGGCCATCACCTCCGCCATTACTACAGTTGCTGCTGAGGCCCCTGTGCTGCCACTATCAACCGAGCCGCCTGCTGCCCCTGCCACCTCCGCTTACACGTGCTTTCGCTGCCTGGAGTGCAAGGAGCAGTGCCGGGACAAGGCTGGCATGGCTGCCCACTTCCAGCAGCTTGGGCCCCCTGCCCCTGGGGCCACTAGCAAT GTGTGCCCTACCTGCCCCATGATGCTCCCCAATCGCTGCAGCTTCAGTGCCCACCAGCGCATGCATAAGAACCGACCTCCCCACGTCTGCCCTGAGTGCGGGGGCAACTTCCTGCAAGCCAATTTTCAGACCCATCTCCGGGAGGCTTGTCTGCATTTCTCTCGCCGTGTAGGATACAG GTGCCCCAGCTGTGCAGTGGTGTTTGGGGGTGTGAACTCCATCAAGTCCCACATCCAGACGTCACACTGTGAGGTTTTCCACAAGTGCCCCATCTGCCCCATGGCCTTCAAGTCTGCGCCCAGCGCCCACGCCCACCTCTACACCCAGCATCCCAGCTTCCACGCGCAGCAGGCCAA GATGATCTACAAGTGCGCCATGTGTGACACGGTCTTCACTCACAAGCCCCTCCTCACCTCACACTTTGACCAGCACTTGCTGCCCCAGCGTGTCAGCGTCTTTAAGTGCCCATCTTGTCCTCTGCTTTTTGCCCAAAAAAGGACCATGCTAGAACATCTCAAG AACACCCATCAGTCTGGGCGCTTGGGGGAGGAGACTGCTGGGAAAGGGGCCGGGGGTGCCCTTCTGACCCCCAAGACTGAGCCCGAGGAGCTGGCTGTGTCTCGGGGAGGAGCAGCTCCCCCTACTGAAGAATCTTCTTCAACCTCAGAAGAGGAAGAACTACCCAGCTCCCCTGAGCCCCCTCGCCCAACCAAACGGCCTCGGCGGGAACTAGGGAGCAAAGGCATcaagggcgggggtgggggcccTGGAGGCTGGACCTGTGGCCTTTGTCATTCCTGGTTCCCTGAGCGTGATGAGTATGTGGCTCACATGAAGAAGGAGCATGGCAAG TCAGTGAAAAAGTTTCCCTGTCGCCTGTGTGAGCGTTCCTTCTGCTCCGCCCCCAGCCTGAGGCGCCACGTCAGGGTCAATCACGAGGGTATCAAGCGAGTTTACCCATGCAG GTATTGCACAGAGGGAAAACGCACCTTCAGCAGCCGCCTGATCCTGGAGAAACACGTCCAGGTTCGGCACGGCTTGCCGCTCGGGGCCCAGTCCCCTGGCCGGGGGAATGCCCTGGCTCGGGGCCCCGGTGCCAGAGCCCAG GGGCCAGGACGGAAACGCCGCCAGTCCTCTGACTCTTGCAGTGAGGAGCCTGACAGTACAACACCTCCAGCCAAGTCCCCCAGGGGCGGACCTGGGTCGGGAGTTCCCCTGCGCTACCGGAGCAGTGGCTCAGCGGAGCAGAGCCTCgtggtggggctgagggtggaTGGCGGTGCCCAGCAGTGCCTCGACTGTGGCTTGTGCTTTGCCTCCCCTGGCTCCCTGAGCCGGCATCGTTTCATCAGCCACAAGAAGAAACGGGGTGTGGGTAATGCCAGTACCCTAcgcctgggggatggggaggaagagCCCCCGCCTCCCTCAAGGTCTGATCCAGAGGGTGGAGATTCACCCCTGCCTGCTTCTGGAGGCCCACTGACCTGTAAGGTCTGCGGCAAGAGCTGTGACAGCCCTCTCAACCTCAAGACCCATTTCCGCACACATGGCATGGCGTTCATCAGGGCTCGGCAGGGGGGCAGTGGAGACAACTAG
- the ZNF687 gene encoding zinc finger protein 687 isoform X2 produces MGDMKTPDFDDLLAAFDIPDIDANEAIHSGPEENEGPGGSGKPEPSVGGESGEAAVAAAGDGSEVPAQASDHGLPPPDISAVSVIVKNTVCPEQSESLAGSSGGEGARAGGVTKDGPLGPRLLQNGFGGPEPSLPGTPHSPAPPSGGTWKEKAMESKAPLDLFAHFGPEPGEHPDPLPPSAPSPPREGAMTPPPFPSPFELTRENGPALLPPGSPPPLGSLKPGSCSPLNAQGLARLGSGCSPEATGMPASTSPPRVAEMPFFKQSPAHQSPLASPKVPTCQPLKEEEEDEGPVDKSSPGSPQSPSSGAEAADEDSNDSPASSSSSRPLKVRIKTIKTSCGNITRTVTRVPSDPDPPAPLAEGAFLAEASLLKLSPATPTPEGPKVVSVQLGDGTRLKGTVLPVATIQNASTAMLMAASVARKAVVLPGGTATSPKTMAKNVLGLVPQALPKAEGRAGLGTGGQKVNGASVVMVQPSKPATGPGAGGGTVISRTQSSLVEAFNKILNSKNLLPAYRPNLSPPAEAGLALPPTGYRCLECGDAFSLEKSLARHYDRRSMRIEVTCNHCARRLVFFNKCSLLLHAREHKDKGLVMQCSHLVMRPVALDQMVGQPDITPLLAVSPALGPPILPALGKGDGAITSAITTVAAEAPVLPLSTEPPAAPATSAYTCFRCLECKEQCRDKAGMAAHFQQLGPPAPGATSNVCPTCPMMLPNRCSFSAHQRMHKNRPPHVCPECGGNFLQANFQTHLREACLHFSRRVGYRCPSCAVVFGGVNSIKSHIQTSHCEVFHKCPICPMAFKSAPSAHAHLYTQHPSFHAQQAKMIYKCAMCDTVFTHKPLLTSHFDQHLLPQRVSVFKCPSCPLLFAQKRTMLEHLKNTHQSGRLGEETAGKGAGGALLTPKTEPEELAVSRGGAAPPTEESSSTSEEEELPSSPEPPRPTKRPRRELGSKGIKGGGGGPGGWTCGLCHSWFPERDEYVAHMKKEHGKSVKKFPCRLCERSFCSAPSLRRHVRVNHEGIKRVYPCRGQDGNAASPLTLAVRSLTVQHLQPSPPGADLGREFPCATGAVAQRSRASWWG; encoded by the exons ATGGGGGACATGAAGACCCCTGATTTTGACGACCTTCTTGCTGCCTTTGACATCCCCGACATTGATGCGAATGAAGCCATCCACTCGGGGCCAGAAGAAAATGAGGGGCCAGGAGGTTCAGGGAAGCCAGAACCCAGTGTAGGGGGCGAATCTGGAGAAGCAGCAGTAGCCGCTGCTGGGGATGGCTCTGAGgttccagcccaggcctctgacCATGGCCTGCCACCGCCAGATATCTCAGCAGTCAGCGTCATTGTCAAGAACACTGTGTGTCCTGAGCAGTCTGAGTCCCTGGCTGGGAGTTCAGGAGGGGAAGGGGCCCGGGCTGGGGGGGTGACTAAGGATGGGCCTCTGGGGCCTCGTCTGTTGCAAAATGGTTTTGGGGGCCCTGAGCCATCCCTTCCAGGAACACcccactccccagctcctcctAGTGGGGGTACCTGGAAAGAAAAAGCCATGGAAAGCAAAGCTCCATTGGACCTCTTTGCTCATTTTGGGCCTGAGCCAGGGGAACACCCCgatcccctgcctccctctgcgcCTTCCCCACCTCGGGAAGGGGCCATGACCccacctcctttcccctctccctttgaGCTGACCCGGGAGAATGGCCCAGCCCTGCTGCCGCCTGGTTCACCCCCTCCACTGGGGTCTTTGAAGCCAGGCAGCTGCAGCCCTCTTAATGCCCAGGGCCTAGCCCGGCTAGGCTCGGGCTGTAGCCCTGAGGCCACAGGCATGCCTGCCAGCACCTCACCTCCTCGGGTTGCGGAGATGCCCTTCTTCAAGCAGTCTCCAGCACACCAGAGCCCTCTTGCCTCCCCCAAAGTGCCCACCTGTCAGCCcctaaaggaagaagaagaggacgAGGGGCCAGTGGACAAGTCTTCCCCAGGAAGTCCCCAGAGTCCCTCTAGTGGAGCCGAGGCTGCAGACGAGGACAGCAATgactcccctgcctcctccagctcctccaggcccCTCAAGGTGCGGATCAAGACCATTAAAACGTCCTGCGGGAATATCACAAGGACTGTAACCCGGGTGCCCTCAGACCCTGATCCCCCTGCCCCCTTGGCCGAGGGGGCCTTCCTGGCCGAGGCCAGCCTCCTGAAGCTGTCTCCTGCAACCCCGACCCCTGAGGGTCCAAAGGTGGTGAGCGTCCAACTAGGTGATGGCACGAGGCTAAAGGGCACTGTGCTGCCTGTGGCCACCATCCAGAATGCGAGTACTGCCATGCTGATGGCGGCCAGCGTGGCCCGCAAAGCTGTGGTTCTGCCCGGGGGCACTGCCACCAGCCCTAAGACAATGGCAAAGAATGTGCTGGGCCTGGTGCCCCAAGCCCTCCCCAAGGCTGAGGggcgggcagggctggggacaggggggCAGAAGGTGAACGGTGCCTCAGTGGTGATGGTGCAGCCTTCCAAGCCAGCCACCGGGCCAGGTGCAGGGGGTGGCACCGTGATCTCCCGGACCCAGTCCAGCCTGGTGGAGGCCTTCAACAAGATCCTCAATAGCAAGAACCTGCTGCCTGCCTACCGGCCAAACCTGAGTCCCCCGGCTgaggctgggctggccctgcctccaACAGGCTACCGCTGCCTCGAGTGTGGGGATGCCTTCTCTTTGGAGAAGAGCCTGGCACGGCACTATGACCGCCGGAGCATGCGCATCGAGGTCACCTGCAACCACTGCGCCCGCCGCCTGGTCTTCTTCAACAAGTGCAGCCTGCTGCTGCACGCCCGCGAGCACAAGGACAAGGGGCTCGTCATGCAGTGCTCGCACCTGGTCATGAGGCCTGTAGCCCTGGATCAGATGGTGGGGCAGCCGGACATCACGCCCCTGCTGGCTGTCTCACCTGCCCTCGGACCTCCAATCTTGCCTGCCTTGGGCAAGGGTGACGGGGCCATCACCTCCGCCATTACTACAGTTGCTGCTGAGGCCCCTGTGCTGCCACTATCAACCGAGCCGCCTGCTGCCCCTGCCACCTCCGCTTACACGTGCTTTCGCTGCCTGGAGTGCAAGGAGCAGTGCCGGGACAAGGCTGGCATGGCTGCCCACTTCCAGCAGCTTGGGCCCCCTGCCCCTGGGGCCACTAGCAAT GTGTGCCCTACCTGCCCCATGATGCTCCCCAATCGCTGCAGCTTCAGTGCCCACCAGCGCATGCATAAGAACCGACCTCCCCACGTCTGCCCTGAGTGCGGGGGCAACTTCCTGCAAGCCAATTTTCAGACCCATCTCCGGGAGGCTTGTCTGCATTTCTCTCGCCGTGTAGGATACAG GTGCCCCAGCTGTGCAGTGGTGTTTGGGGGTGTGAACTCCATCAAGTCCCACATCCAGACGTCACACTGTGAGGTTTTCCACAAGTGCCCCATCTGCCCCATGGCCTTCAAGTCTGCGCCCAGCGCCCACGCCCACCTCTACACCCAGCATCCCAGCTTCCACGCGCAGCAGGCCAA GATGATCTACAAGTGCGCCATGTGTGACACGGTCTTCACTCACAAGCCCCTCCTCACCTCACACTTTGACCAGCACTTGCTGCCCCAGCGTGTCAGCGTCTTTAAGTGCCCATCTTGTCCTCTGCTTTTTGCCCAAAAAAGGACCATGCTAGAACATCTCAAG AACACCCATCAGTCTGGGCGCTTGGGGGAGGAGACTGCTGGGAAAGGGGCCGGGGGTGCCCTTCTGACCCCCAAGACTGAGCCCGAGGAGCTGGCTGTGTCTCGGGGAGGAGCAGCTCCCCCTACTGAAGAATCTTCTTCAACCTCAGAAGAGGAAGAACTACCCAGCTCCCCTGAGCCCCCTCGCCCAACCAAACGGCCTCGGCGGGAACTAGGGAGCAAAGGCATcaagggcgggggtgggggcccTGGAGGCTGGACCTGTGGCCTTTGTCATTCCTGGTTCCCTGAGCGTGATGAGTATGTGGCTCACATGAAGAAGGAGCATGGCAAG TCAGTGAAAAAGTTTCCCTGTCGCCTGTGTGAGCGTTCCTTCTGCTCCGCCCCCAGCCTGAGGCGCCACGTCAGGGTCAATCACGAGGGTATCAAGCGAGTTTACCCATGCAG GGGCCAGGACGGAAACGCCGCCAGTCCTCTGACTCTTGCAGTGAGGAGCCTGACAGTACAACACCTCCAGCCAAGTCCCCCAGGGGCGGACCTGGGTCGGGAGTTCCCCTGCGCTACCGGAGCAGTGGCTCAGCGGAGCAGAGCCTCgtggtggggctga
- the PI4KB gene encoding phosphatidylinositol 4-kinase beta isoform X3: MAIGKRLATLPTKEQKTQRLISELSLLNHKLPARVWLPTAGFDHHVVRVPHTQAVVLNSKDKAPYLIYVEVLECENFDTTNVPARIPENRIRSTRSVENLPECGITHEQRAGSFSTVPNYDNDDEAWSVDDIGELQVELPEVHTNSCDNISQFSVDSITSQESKEPVFIAAGDIRRRLSEQLAHTPTAFKRDPEDPSAVALKEPWQEKVRRIREGSPYGHLPNWRLLSVIVKCGDDLRQELLAFQVLKQLQSIWEQERVPLWIKPYKILVISADSGMIEPVVNAVSIHQVKKQSQLSLLDYFLQEHGSYTTEAFLSAQRNFVQSCAGYCLVCYLLQVKDRHNGNILLDAEGHIIHIDFGFILSSSPRNLGFETSAFKLTTEFVDVMGGLDGDMFNYYKMLMLQGLIAARKHMDKVVQIVEIMQQGSQLPCFHGSSTIRNLKERFHMSMTEEQLQLLVEQMVDGSMRSITTKLYDGFQYLTNGIM; the protein is encoded by the exons GATTGGCAAGCGGCTGGCGACGCTCCCCACCAAAGAGCAGAAAACACAGCGGCTGATCTCAGAGCTCTCCCTGCTCAACCATAAGCTCCCTGCCCGAGTCTGGCTGCCTACTGCCGGCTTTGACCACCACGTGGTCCGCGTGCCCCACACCCAAGCTGTTGTCCTCAACTCCAAGGACAAG GCTCCCTATCTGATCTATGTGGAAGTCCTTGAATGTGAAAACTTCGACACCACCAACGTCCCCGCCCGGATCCCCGAGAACCGAATTCGGAGCACGCGGTCTGTAGAGAACCTGCCTGAATGCGGTATCACCCACGAGCAGCGGGCAGGCAGCTTCAGCACTGTGCCCAACTATGACAACGATGATGAGGCCTGGTCGGTGGACGACATAGGCGAGCTGCAGGTGGAG CTCCCTGAAGTGCACACCAACAGCTGTGACAACATCTCCCAGTTCTCCGTGGACAGCATCACCAGCCAGGAGAGCAAGGagcctgtgttcattgcagcagggGACATCCG ACGGCGCCTTTCGGAGCAGCTGGCTCACACCCCCACAGCCTTCAAACGAGACCCAGAAGACCCTTCTGCAGTTGCTCTCAAAGAGCCCTGGCAGGAGAAAGTGCG GCGGATCAGAGAGGGCTCCCCCTATGGCCATCTCCCCAACTGGCGGCTCCTGTCAGTCATTGTCAAGTGTGGGGATGACCTTCGGCAGGAGCTGCTGGCCTTCCAGGTGTTGAAGCAACTGCAG TCCATTTGGGAACAGGAGCGAGTACCCCTCTGGATCAAGCCATACAAGATTCTTGTGATTTCGGCTGACAGTGGCATGATTGAACCAGTGGTCAACGCTGTGTCCATCCACCAGGTGAAGAAACAGTCACAGCTCTCCTTGCTCGATTACTTCCTACAGGAGCATGGCAGTTACACCACTGAGGCATTCCTCAGTGCCCAGCGCAATTTTGTGCAAAGTTGCGCTGGCTACTGCTTGGTCTGCTACCTGCTGCAAGTCAAGGACAG gCACAATGGGAACATCCTTTTGGATGCAGAAGGCCACATCATCCACATCGACTTTGGCTTCATCCTGTCCAGCTCACCCCGAAACCTGGGCTTTGAGACGTCAGCCTTTAAGCTGACCACAGAGTTTGTGGAC GTGATGGGCGGCCTGGATGGTGACATGTTCAACTACTACAAGATGTTGATGCTGCAGGGGCTGATCGCTGCTCGGAAACACATGGATAAAGTGGTGCAGATCGTGGAGATCATGCAGCAAG GTTCTCAGCTTCCTTGCTTCCATGGCTCCAGCACCATCCGCAACCTCAAAGAGAGGTTTCACATGAGCATGACTGAGGAGCAGCTCCAGCTGCTGGTGGAGCAGATGGTGGACGGCAGCATGCGGTCTATCACCACCAAACTCTATGATGGCTTCCAGTACCTCACCAACGGCATCATGTGA